TTCCTGGCGTTTTGTCGATGACACATGCTGCGAAGTTGCTAGGAATGAGGCGTGTTTGCCTGCCTCTGGCAAATGCCTCTGAAGCAGCGTTGATCGCCGGAATAGAGGTATGTGGCATTACGAATTTAGCTGATTTCAAACTTTGGAACAAAGACTCCGAGTCTTTTCATATATTTAATGTCATTAATAATAAAGATAGCGAATCTTCGACAAATTATTCGAAAACTTCACATTTTGTCGAAGATTACGCGGACGTCAACGGTCATTACCAAGTTAAGCGCGCGATGATGATCGCAGCAGCGGGAATGCATAATATCCTCCTCATTGGACCTCCGGGAACAGGAAAAACAATGTTGGTTAAGCGTATGCCATCCATCCTCCCTCCGATGTCCGATCTAGAAGCCTTGGAAGTTACGAAGATATATAGCGCGTCAGGCAAGCTCATTGATCGTTCATCATTGATGCGAATCAGGTCCTTTCGAGCACCCCATCATACGATATCTCCCGCTGGTCTTGTTGGCGGCGGCAGTATTCCTAAACCAGGCGAAGTGAGCTTGTCGCATAGGGGCATTCTGTTCTTGGATGAATTGCCCGAGTTCTCGCGAAATGCCTTAGAGGTGCTTAGGCAACCGCTTGAAGATCGTTACGTGACCATCGCCAGAGCGAGGGCTGTCTATACGTTCCCTTCGCAATTTATTTTAGCTGCTGCTATGAACCCATGCCCTTGCGGCTTCTACGGTGCAGAAACAGAAACCAATATTTGCATTTGCAGCCCTGCCAAAATAGTGAACTATCGCTCCAAAATATCCGGTCCTTTGCTTGATCGTATCGATCTTCATGTCGAAGTACCTAAACCAAGCTACTTGCAACTAAAAGAGCGCAAGCATCATTTATCTTCGCGAGAAATGTTATCACAGGTCATGCTTGCCCATCATCGACAGCAAAACCGGTACGCGGGAACCAGCATTCATTACAACAACGAATTAAGCGGAAATCTAATGAGAGAAATCTGTCAGTTAACACCCGACGGCGAACAATTGCTTCATGCCTCTTTTGAGGCATTAGGCCTTAGCGCTAGAGCTCATGACCGTATTTTGCGCTTGGCCTTAACCATTGCGGATTTGGATGGCAGCAATGAGATTCTGCCTCAGCATCTGGCTGAAGCCATTCAGTATCGGAAATTGGATAAAAAGCAGCGGATCGAAGAAATTGAAATATAACAATAACAAAAGAGCCTTCTAATGCGTCGGACCAATGTCAACGCCTCGAAAGCTTCCCTCTATTTGAAAGATACCTATTTAGAGTTTTATTTTGTAGAATAACTTTGATATCCGCTACAATATATTTATAGTTGAAATCATCTATGCGAAAGTTGGTGGCCTAAATGAATTGGGTTCTAATCGTTATTTTAAGTTGGTTGGCAATAGGCTTTATGACAGGAATTAAAGCGGCTTTTTTTGAGCCACTACATGGGGATAGATTGAAAGAAATTCAACAAAAGATGTCCTTATTGGGTGAAAGAGAGTTTAGCGAGAAAAGTGTAAAAAAATTCAAAAAAAGAAATGTAGTCCCCATCATTCTCATCTGCACATTGCTTGGGCTCGCAGCTTTGTTTATTAATGTTAGGAGATCATCTAGAAGAAAATAAAACATCCACGTTTAAAATCTCCACTTACATTGATTTAATTGCTCTTCGCCTTCTCTATTTTAATCCTGTTTGTTTTCAGACTCTCTAGTTGCAATAGCACTTCATCTTCATCCACTTTAGGAAATCTGCCTTCAGTTGTTCTAAACCACTTATCTCTTAAGGCAAAAATGTCAAGTTGCTCGATCTCGTCAAGAGTTGTATTACTTATTTGCTTTTTAAATTCAACATGAATTGAATTTAGAACTGTATTTCTTATACTACTATTTAAATTTAGAAAAACAGCAGGTTTATCTTTAATCTTATGTTTACCACTGTAATTCTCTGGGTGATGTTTCTCCTTGTAGATGGGCTCATTGATTTCAAAATGTATTAAATTTCTGCTTTTCAATTTTATTAATTTATCATAGATAGCTTTCTCGTCAGAGCTAGAAAAATCCCCACCTCTCACTCGCTGCCAGCCATACTTCCGCATATAATCTAAAGTAATTTCATTCTCCGTTTTCAGAGCTTCAAAATAATTACATATACCAACAGCCAATGTTTCGATCATAGAAATTGGTTTATAGATTTCTGTCCAAGTCGCACCTTTACTTGTTCCATGTTTAGCGATACGTCTCTCAAGATTGTCTGTCTGTCCAATATAATAATGACCACTATCTAGTTTTAACACATAGATAAACCTCATAACTTGTTCATTGTGCAGCATAAGACAGTTAG
Above is a genomic segment from Paenibacillus sp. HWE-109 containing:
- a CDS encoding YifB family Mg chelatase-like AAA ATPase; amino-acid sequence: MYGKVVSACLQGIEGQPIEVEVDISSGLPQINLVGLPDPAVRESVERVRSSIKNSGFSFPMDRITVNLAPADLRKEGSSFDLAIAVAILITTGQIPADCFQQTLFLGELALDGSLRPIPGVLSMTHAAKLLGMRRVCLPLANASEAALIAGIEVCGITNLADFKLWNKDSESFHIFNVINNKDSESSTNYSKTSHFVEDYADVNGHYQVKRAMMIAAAGMHNILLIGPPGTGKTMLVKRMPSILPPMSDLEALEVTKIYSASGKLIDRSSLMRIRSFRAPHHTISPAGLVGGGSIPKPGEVSLSHRGILFLDELPEFSRNALEVLRQPLEDRYVTIARARAVYTFPSQFILAAAMNPCPCGFYGAETETNICICSPAKIVNYRSKISGPLLDRIDLHVEVPKPSYLQLKERKHHLSSREMLSQVMLAHHRQQNRYAGTSIHYNNELSGNLMREICQLTPDGEQLLHASFEALGLSARAHDRILRLALTIADLDGSNEILPQHLAEAIQYRKLDKKQRIEEIEI
- a CDS encoding GIY-YIG nuclease family protein, producing the protein MLKLDSGHYYIGQTDNLERRIAKHGTSKGATWTEIYKPISMIETLAVGICNYFEALKTENEITLDYMRKYGWQRVRGGDFSSSDEKAIYDKLIKLKSRNLIHFEINEPIYKEKHHPENYSGKHKIKDKPAVFLNLNSSIRNTVLNSIHVEFKKQISNTTLDEIEQLDIFALRDKWFRTTEGRFPKVDEDEVLLQLESLKTNRIKIEKAKSN